One Thermoplasma volcanium GSS1 genomic window carries:
- a CDS encoding TldD/PmbA family protein: MDITSRGAFYRNGEFDGSSSSRGSGYAIRVVNDSIAIAYSNSDDWERVKKRIDEALDRSRKIGKSKIFTGRDVRSSWTKLGNKKVLDTDFNEIVDILKEADTAASNVAQLRINSISDKIVKEYYMNTEGSEVHGEYSRIYFQYLIGVVESGNYEQSSEEYGYTGGYETFDLGRIAEEEREDAVKLREIALAPSVEPGKFDVIIGPEISGIVAHESAGHPTEYDRIAGREAVLAGESFLSGKKFPYKIGSELVNVVDDPTVENSFGYYLYDDEGVPARKRYLYKDGMTSEFLLNRESAAWAGTESNGAGRSSSWDMEPLARMSTTYIEPGDYSFEELFEGVRRGVYIKSFTEWNIDDLRFNEKYVGKEAYYIENGDIKGRVRRPVLETNTVNFYSSVDAVGKDLHFNAGICGKGDPEQGVEVWMGGPHLRLRGMIVK, translated from the coding sequence ATGGACATAACAAGCAGGGGAGCTTTCTACAGGAATGGTGAATTTGATGGATCTTCCAGTTCTAGAGGCAGTGGCTATGCAATAAGAGTTGTCAATGACTCCATAGCTATCGCATATTCAAATTCAGATGATTGGGAAAGGGTAAAGAAACGGATAGATGAGGCATTAGACAGGTCAAGAAAAATAGGAAAATCAAAAATTTTTACAGGAAGAGATGTGCGGAGTTCATGGACTAAACTAGGAAACAAGAAAGTTCTGGATACAGATTTTAATGAAATCGTGGATATATTAAAAGAAGCGGATACTGCTGCATCTAATGTTGCTCAGCTACGAATAAATTCTATTTCCGATAAGATAGTTAAAGAATATTATATGAACACTGAAGGTTCTGAAGTCCATGGCGAATATTCGAGGATATATTTCCAATATCTAATCGGTGTTGTCGAGAGCGGTAATTATGAGCAGTCATCTGAGGAATATGGATACACTGGTGGCTATGAAACTTTTGACTTAGGAAGGATAGCAGAGGAGGAAAGGGAGGATGCTGTCAAGCTAAGGGAAATAGCTCTCGCACCTTCAGTAGAGCCAGGAAAATTTGACGTTATAATTGGTCCGGAGATATCTGGTATTGTAGCGCATGAGAGTGCGGGACATCCAACAGAGTACGATAGGATAGCTGGAAGAGAAGCCGTCCTTGCTGGTGAATCTTTCTTATCCGGTAAAAAATTTCCGTATAAAATAGGTTCTGAATTGGTTAATGTTGTTGATGATCCGACCGTAGAAAACTCTTTCGGATACTATCTCTACGATGATGAAGGTGTTCCTGCAAGAAAGAGATACCTTTACAAGGATGGAATGACATCTGAATTTCTATTAAACAGGGAGAGCGCCGCCTGGGCAGGAACTGAAAGCAACGGAGCCGGCCGTTCATCTTCATGGGATATGGAACCGCTTGCAAGAATGAGTACTACGTACATAGAGCCAGGTGATTATTCCTTTGAAGAGCTGTTCGAAGGCGTCCGGAGAGGAGTATACATTAAATCATTCACAGAATGGAATATCGATGATCTAAGGTTCAACGAAAAGTATGTTGGAAAAGAGGCTTACTACATAGAAAACGGTGACATAAAGGGCCGTGTAAGGAGGCCAGTCCTTGAAACAAATACGGTAAACTTTTACTCGTCCGTAGATGCGGTTGGTAAGGACCTGCACTTTAACGCAGGTATATGCGGCAAGGGCGATCCCGAACAAGGTGTTGAAGTATGGATGGGAGGACCGCACCTGAGATTGAGAGGAATGATCGTAAAGTGA
- a CDS encoding M1 family metallopeptidase — protein MDISEYDLTLDLDLQSKTFHGTETISASSGDFVLDAVGFNIEWIKVNGSDAKFEYDGNLLKINGLETAQKVEISYSGKISDSLSGIYFAGRESNGMVTTHFEATDARRMFPCIDHPAYKAVFSITLVIDKDYDAISNMPIKKVETSDRKIVEFEKTPRMSTYLLYIGVGKFKYASERYKDREIILASLKDIKSKYPIDIAKRSIEFYEGYFGIPYALPKMHLISVPEFGAGAMENWGAITFREIYLDIADNSAASTLRLSANVIAHEIAHQWFGDLVTMKWWNDLWLNESFATFMSYKTMDTIHPEWQFWGDFFVSRTSGALRSDSLKNTHPIEVDVKDPDEISQIFDEISYGKGASILRMIEDYVGAEDFRKGISKYLKEHAYGNAEGSDLWNAIETESGKPVNRIMEAWITKAGYPILKVSQDKTGIKVMQSRFFLGGGESTDRWPVPVKMRLNNGISQMLLEEESTVITDKDVIKLNADNLGFYRVNYDDETFSKIIENMDKLTPLDRVGLVDDLFAFLMAGVITPDTYKNRIKSFFNDKDANVISNIVNQFEYLRIITHYFDADAREFLGTAIRYLESADDENLKIAYGKASRLLALLDEAYCETLAPRFSNFEQQTPELKSAIATAYALSTGDVKGMVEKYRSLDRDEDKVKIISGFGKLKSSTDLSVVSGMIEKGEIKKQDMLSFYLSALETMAGREYIYSNLENIVKNVIRYFTGNRTASRTVEQILPVIGLTHPDAASIIERIGSKNTTMGLAKGKELLEVNRSLLERIGH, from the coding sequence ATGGATATATCAGAATACGATTTGACCCTCGATCTTGATCTGCAATCTAAAACCTTTCACGGCACTGAAACAATCTCAGCTTCCTCTGGAGACTTTGTTCTTGACGCCGTTGGATTTAATATAGAATGGATCAAAGTTAATGGATCGGATGCCAAATTTGAATACGACGGAAACTTACTGAAGATAAACGGGCTTGAAACTGCACAGAAGGTTGAAATCTCATATTCTGGGAAGATTAGTGATTCGCTCTCTGGAATATATTTTGCAGGTAGGGAGAGCAATGGCATGGTCACTACTCATTTTGAGGCAACAGACGCTAGGAGAATGTTTCCCTGTATTGATCATCCTGCCTACAAGGCAGTCTTCTCAATAACTCTTGTAATAGACAAAGACTACGATGCAATATCGAACATGCCTATAAAGAAGGTAGAGACATCTGACAGGAAGATAGTGGAGTTTGAGAAGACTCCAAGGATGTCAACCTATCTGCTGTACATAGGTGTTGGAAAGTTCAAGTATGCATCAGAACGTTACAAGGACAGGGAGATAATACTTGCATCCCTTAAGGACATTAAGTCGAAGTATCCAATCGATATAGCTAAAAGGTCAATAGAGTTCTACGAAGGTTACTTCGGAATACCCTATGCACTGCCAAAGATGCACCTGATATCAGTTCCGGAATTCGGAGCAGGTGCAATGGAGAACTGGGGTGCAATAACATTTAGAGAGATATACCTAGATATTGCAGATAACTCTGCTGCTTCTACGTTGAGGCTCTCCGCAAATGTAATAGCCCACGAAATAGCCCACCAGTGGTTCGGAGATCTCGTCACAATGAAGTGGTGGAACGATCTGTGGCTGAATGAGAGCTTTGCAACATTCATGAGTTATAAGACAATGGATACTATCCATCCTGAGTGGCAGTTCTGGGGTGACTTTTTTGTTTCGAGGACTTCCGGCGCACTTCGCTCAGATTCTCTCAAGAATACGCACCCTATAGAGGTTGATGTAAAGGATCCTGATGAGATATCGCAGATATTTGATGAGATAAGCTATGGAAAGGGTGCGTCAATACTCAGGATGATAGAAGACTATGTTGGTGCTGAAGACTTCAGGAAGGGCATATCGAAATACCTAAAAGAACATGCATATGGAAACGCAGAAGGCTCTGATCTATGGAATGCAATAGAAACAGAATCAGGAAAACCAGTGAACAGGATAATGGAGGCATGGATAACAAAGGCAGGTTACCCTATTTTGAAAGTAAGTCAGGATAAAACCGGGATTAAAGTAATGCAATCCCGCTTCTTCTTAGGTGGAGGAGAATCCACCGATAGATGGCCAGTACCTGTGAAAATGAGGCTAAACAATGGGATCAGCCAGATGCTTCTTGAGGAGGAATCTACCGTTATAACGGATAAAGATGTTATTAAATTAAACGCAGATAACTTGGGTTTCTACAGGGTTAACTACGATGATGAAACTTTTTCAAAGATCATTGAAAATATGGACAAATTAACACCTTTAGATAGAGTAGGCCTTGTTGACGATCTTTTTGCTTTCCTGATGGCAGGAGTGATAACACCAGACACTTACAAGAATAGGATCAAATCATTCTTTAACGATAAAGACGCAAATGTTATATCAAACATAGTGAACCAGTTTGAATACCTTCGCATAATAACGCATTATTTTGATGCAGATGCGAGGGAATTCCTTGGCACGGCCATAAGATATTTGGAATCAGCAGATGACGAGAACCTGAAGATAGCCTATGGAAAGGCATCTAGGCTTCTTGCGTTGCTGGATGAGGCTTACTGTGAAACTCTAGCTCCGCGCTTTTCGAATTTTGAACAGCAGACTCCGGAACTGAAATCGGCTATTGCGACGGCATATGCACTTTCTACAGGTGACGTTAAGGGAATGGTCGAAAAATACAGATCGCTGGATAGAGATGAAGATAAGGTAAAGATCATATCTGGCTTTGGAAAGCTAAAGTCCTCTACGGATCTTTCAGTAGTAAGCGGGATGATAGAGAAGGGAGAGATAAAGAAGCAGGATATGCTTTCATTTTACCTTTCAGCTCTAGAGACAATGGCAGGCCGTGAGTATATATATTCTAATTTGGAAAACATTGTTAAAAATGTAATTAGGTACTTTACTGGAAACAGGACAGCTTCACGTACAGTAGAGCAGATACTGCCTGTAATTGGACTCACACATCCTGATGCTGCATCAATTATAGAGAGGATAGGATCGAAGAATACAACGATGGGCTTAGCCAAGGGTAAGGAGCTTCTGGAGGTGAACAGATCGCTTCTGGAGAGGATCGGCCATTAA
- a CDS encoding MFS transporter: MNRALILTTTSIGSFVTPFFSSVVSFAVPKIALFYHLNFQDASLIPLIILIPLASTMILLGRLADSIGRTFIFRIGFLIFSVSAFIGAFSKSFPILTVALFFSGFGSAALSTNSTALIGYIFAGDKRGSALGINAMAVYLGLTMAPFLGGILIEFVGWQSIFYLTAPLALIGLAVSFATLKGVEAKGRMNSDYLSAVFFSTALFSLAFFLALGYVYNFEQFLPLLIIGVAFLYLFFHRNKRVETQLIPANLFKSNRTFLFSNVTALLNYLSTFSIVFVFSIYLQVILKVSPFQAGLSILPEPVFMVILSPIAGRISDRIGSRYLASAGMAIIGLSFLFLYVFPKISVFLVMVFLSFIGIGFGFFSAPNTNSVMGSAPREMSGIASGFLGTMRFVGQFLSILVASFILSTFMPRTMVVGIFSGIFVTISQAYYDSFVSGFRLVMLISAVLSFIGAYTSLMKETGR, from the coding sequence GTGAACAGAGCTTTAATATTGACCACCACTAGCATAGGATCCTTCGTCACTCCATTTTTCTCCAGTGTAGTATCATTTGCCGTCCCAAAAATAGCGTTATTCTACCATTTAAATTTCCAAGATGCTTCCTTGATCCCATTGATTATCCTTATTCCTCTGGCATCAACAATGATACTGCTTGGCAGATTAGCAGATAGTATCGGAAGAACTTTTATTTTTAGGATTGGCTTTTTGATTTTTTCAGTCTCAGCTTTCATAGGGGCATTTTCTAAATCTTTTCCTATCCTGACAGTAGCACTCTTCTTTTCAGGCTTTGGGAGCGCAGCTCTCAGCACAAATTCAACAGCCCTGATCGGATATATATTTGCCGGCGATAAAAGAGGATCAGCTCTTGGAATCAATGCAATGGCTGTGTATCTAGGTCTCACCATGGCTCCATTCTTAGGCGGGATTCTAATAGAGTTTGTAGGCTGGCAGTCGATATTTTATCTTACCGCTCCTCTGGCCCTTATAGGCTTGGCAGTATCATTTGCCACTTTAAAGGGAGTAGAAGCAAAGGGAAGGATGAATTCCGACTACCTTTCTGCGGTATTTTTTTCAACCGCACTTTTTTCGCTGGCATTTTTCCTAGCTCTCGGCTATGTTTATAATTTTGAGCAATTCCTGCCTTTGCTGATCATAGGCGTGGCATTTTTGTATTTGTTTTTCCACAGGAATAAGCGCGTTGAGACACAACTCATACCAGCTAATCTCTTCAAAAGTAACAGAACGTTCCTATTTTCAAACGTAACGGCCTTACTTAACTATCTCAGCACCTTCTCCATAGTTTTCGTATTCTCCATCTACCTACAGGTTATACTTAAGGTGTCTCCATTCCAGGCGGGCCTGTCAATCCTACCGGAACCTGTGTTCATGGTTATTCTTTCTCCTATCGCCGGTAGAATTTCTGATAGAATAGGATCCAGATATCTAGCTTCTGCTGGAATGGCTATAATAGGTTTATCCTTTCTGTTTCTCTACGTATTTCCTAAAATATCTGTTTTCCTGGTCATGGTCTTTCTCAGCTTCATAGGCATTGGTTTCGGCTTTTTTTCTGCTCCGAATACAAATTCTGTTATGGGATCTGCTCCACGTGAAATGTCAGGCATTGCTTCTGGCTTTCTTGGAACAATGAGATTTGTTGGCCAATTCTTGAGCATACTTGTTGCATCTTTTATCCTTAGTACGTTTATGCCGCGCACCATGGTTGTAGGCATATTTTCAGGCATATTCGTTACTATAAGCCAGGCCTATTATGATTCATTCGTCTCAGGCTTTAGACTAGTAATGCTTATTTCCGCTGTCTTAAGCTTTATCGGAGCGTACACTTCTTTGATGAAGGAAACAGGTAGGTAA
- a CDS encoding TldD/PmbA family protein produces MDGRTAPEIERNDRKVIEMADVEHLIRKLSDNFEEYVVKQEYASDTQVRFSNSKLDLTNIWDEYGIDIFVSSGRKTASIAVHSPDEGISKIDYLQKVLSNSPENSIYEGINDKKQIYRAVDYKDDEKDVQDMAVAAISSAEDEGARRVSGLIYKRSSEESIFTRYNTYSAHKYGIEAAVRSFIGESSGQYTAHYGPSSKADTEEVGKRSVRSILKVDSVKGNEGKYRVIFSPMAFGNIISYGSYLFSAYSIISGMSYLEGRIGKEVANESFSLVDDPTDTKGIGFEYFDDEATATKRNTIIERGILKTYLHSYSTAKKMHTETTGNAGIISPEAWQLEVDGGDSSLDEMIADTKEGVVIMNSWYLRFQDYRNGVFSTVPRDGIYHIVKGEIKESWSGIRISDSYSNVLSNISLISKEAEYVKWWNEISASKMPYIAIDKVTLTRSF; encoded by the coding sequence ATGGATGGGAGGACCGCACCTGAGATTGAGAGGAATGATCGTAAAGTGATCGAAATGGCTGACGTAGAACATCTAATTAGAAAATTATCGGACAACTTTGAAGAATACGTAGTCAAACAAGAATATGCCTCTGATACGCAAGTAAGGTTTTCAAATTCAAAATTGGATTTGACAAACATTTGGGATGAGTACGGAATTGATATTTTTGTATCTTCTGGCAGAAAAACTGCCTCAATTGCCGTACACAGCCCTGATGAAGGCATATCTAAGATAGATTATCTACAGAAGGTGTTGTCGAACTCTCCTGAAAACTCTATTTACGAAGGTATAAACGACAAGAAGCAAATCTATCGGGCTGTAGATTACAAGGATGACGAAAAGGATGTTCAAGACATGGCTGTCGCTGCTATAAGTTCCGCCGAAGATGAAGGTGCTCGACGTGTATCAGGTCTTATCTACAAAAGATCATCTGAGGAGAGCATATTTACCAGGTATAACACATATTCGGCTCATAAATATGGTATAGAGGCGGCTGTACGATCATTTATAGGGGAGAGTTCCGGCCAGTATACTGCTCACTACGGCCCATCATCGAAGGCTGATACTGAAGAAGTCGGTAAAAGATCAGTTCGAAGCATATTGAAGGTCGATAGCGTCAAGGGAAATGAAGGAAAATATCGCGTTATTTTCTCACCGATGGCCTTTGGGAATATAATTTCCTATGGATCGTACCTATTCTCGGCCTATTCAATAATTTCAGGGATGAGTTACCTGGAGGGAAGGATAGGAAAGGAGGTCGCCAATGAAAGTTTTTCGCTTGTTGACGATCCAACCGATACAAAGGGAATCGGATTTGAATACTTTGATGATGAGGCTACAGCGACAAAAAGAAATACGATCATAGAAAGAGGGATACTCAAAACCTATCTTCACTCCTATTCTACTGCTAAGAAAATGCATACTGAAACAACTGGAAACGCTGGGATAATTTCACCAGAGGCATGGCAACTAGAGGTTGATGGAGGGGACTCTAGCTTAGATGAAATGATAGCAGATACGAAGGAAGGCGTGGTCATAATGAATAGCTGGTATTTGAGGTTCCAAGACTACAGAAACGGAGTATTCTCTACAGTTCCTCGGGACGGCATATACCATATAGTAAAAGGTGAAATTAAAGAATCGTGGTCTGGGATTAGGATAAGCGATAGCTATTCTAACGTGTTGTCAAATATATCGCTTATTTCAAAGGAAGCAGAATACGTAAAATGGTGGAACGAGATCTCAGCATCTAAAATGCCGTATATTGCTATAGATAAAGTTACGCTGACAAGATCATTTTAA
- a CDS encoding CBS domain-containing protein, giving the protein MKVRELMTPDPVTVGVDDTFSKVMSKMNETGIHQLPVMDGNRYAGMITYSDLLKKRSIQVKSKISNYAINTPTLSADDDVLEAVRLIKDTGLSALPVFDKGKLVGIISRTDIIKRIDKISDISNLRAFQIMSPDPVAVSEDDSIEEAFDSLRQLNEVEIPVVDNEERLVGIVKLNDILGIMFREKEKIKYGGYGEKERVQIACGSVMDPPISVDRYADVKTVVDEMMKNELHIMPIVDSGKLVGIIDFSDLINIIKTESKEGILIEISGLDIYDEDLYDIAFDLSERFLTKFSKLTDVSQGKLLIHVMKYKTQGATKYSVRTRISAPPIFMVQNDAGWNFAVVLSNIFDRYEERLKKLKEK; this is encoded by the coding sequence ATGAAAGTTAGAGAGCTGATGACTCCAGATCCGGTCACAGTTGGAGTAGACGATACATTTTCCAAAGTTATGTCAAAGATGAACGAAACAGGAATTCACCAACTTCCTGTTATGGATGGCAACAGGTATGCAGGTATGATAACTTATTCCGACCTTTTGAAGAAGAGAAGCATACAAGTAAAATCCAAAATATCGAATTACGCCATAAATACACCAACTCTCAGCGCAGATGATGATGTTCTCGAGGCAGTAAGGCTGATTAAAGATACAGGTCTATCTGCACTACCTGTCTTCGATAAGGGGAAGCTAGTTGGAATAATCTCTAGAACGGACATAATAAAACGCATAGATAAAATAAGCGATATAAGCAACCTGAGGGCTTTCCAGATTATGAGCCCTGATCCTGTAGCCGTCAGTGAGGATGATAGCATAGAGGAGGCATTCGATAGCCTAAGACAGTTAAATGAAGTTGAAATACCTGTAGTAGATAACGAGGAGAGGCTAGTTGGCATAGTAAAGCTGAACGACATTCTCGGGATAATGTTTCGGGAAAAAGAGAAGATAAAGTATGGCGGATACGGAGAGAAAGAAAGGGTCCAAATAGCTTGTGGTTCTGTAATGGATCCGCCTATTAGTGTTGACAGATACGCTGATGTAAAAACCGTTGTAGACGAGATGATGAAGAATGAGCTCCATATAATGCCTATCGTAGACTCCGGTAAGCTGGTCGGTATTATAGATTTTAGTGACCTCATCAACATAATTAAAACGGAGAGCAAAGAGGGTATACTCATAGAGATAAGCGGCCTTGATATTTACGATGAAGACTTATACGATATTGCCTTTGATCTTTCAGAAAGGTTTCTAACTAAGTTCTCGAAACTTACAGACGTATCACAAGGGAAACTACTAATACATGTGATGAAATACAAAACCCAGGGTGCAACAAAATACAGCGTTAGAACCAGAATTTCGGCCCCACCAATATTCATGGTTCAGAATGACGCAGGATGGAACTTCGCAGTTGTACTTTCGAATATATTCGATAGATATGAGGAAAGGCTTAAAAAACTGAAGGAGAAATAA
- a CDS encoding glutamine-hydrolyzing carbamoyl-phosphate synthase small subunit, with amino-acid sequence MKKYLVMEDGTVLSGQGYGSYKEAYGELVFTTSMTGYLETLTDPSYVGQMLVFASPTIANYALEMGKMESNGVKVSALITKDAHIELKKGGYGREFDEFLKEQGIPGIDGIDTRMLVRKIRANGVLRSYVVNDPSHSLDFPDPMNDDLVSKAVPHHDPVFVKGEEGGTVLFIDLGSKNTLKELMLQNFSLIVVDKQTNLDEIEGYDAIFVSNGPGDPSHPSLSNVIKFLSHNIGVKPLFGICFGLQAISLAYGAKTYKMKFGHRGSNHAVTDGTHSYVTTHNHGYAVDGSTVKDFKVIGWDANDGTVEIIEGDDMFAVQFHPEASPGPHDTRWFFGEMKRRIGYA; translated from the coding sequence ATGAAAAAATACCTAGTTATGGAAGATGGAACCGTCTTATCTGGTCAAGGCTATGGTTCTTACAAAGAGGCATATGGCGAACTTGTTTTTACCACATCTATGACAGGATACCTCGAAACTTTAACAGATCCTTCGTATGTAGGTCAGATGCTTGTATTCGCCTCTCCAACCATTGCTAACTATGCCCTTGAAATGGGAAAAATGGAATCTAATGGAGTAAAAGTTTCGGCGTTAATTACAAAGGACGCGCATATAGAGCTTAAAAAGGGAGGCTACGGTAGAGAGTTCGACGAATTTCTTAAAGAGCAAGGTATTCCTGGGATAGATGGAATAGATACTAGGATGCTCGTTAGAAAGATTAGGGCAAATGGAGTGTTAAGGTCATACGTTGTTAATGATCCTTCCCATTCTCTTGATTTCCCAGATCCAATGAACGATGATCTAGTATCTAAGGCTGTGCCGCATCATGATCCAGTTTTTGTAAAAGGAGAGGAAGGCGGGACAGTACTCTTCATAGACTTAGGAAGTAAGAATACCCTGAAGGAGCTGATGCTTCAAAACTTCTCACTTATAGTTGTAGATAAACAAACGAATTTAGATGAAATTGAAGGTTATGACGCAATATTCGTTTCGAACGGCCCAGGCGATCCATCGCATCCTTCACTATCCAATGTTATAAAGTTCCTCTCCCATAATATAGGGGTAAAACCGTTGTTCGGAATCTGTTTTGGTCTTCAGGCAATATCCTTGGCTTATGGTGCAAAAACTTATAAGATGAAATTTGGCCATCGAGGTTCCAATCACGCTGTCACAGATGGCACTCATTCATATGTGACAACGCATAACCATGGGTACGCTGTCGATGGATCAACGGTAAAGGACTTTAAAGTGATAGGATGGGATGCAAACGATGGCACAGTCGAGATTATAGAAGGCGATGATATGTTTGCAGTCCAATTTCATCCGGAGGCTTCTCCAGGACCACACGATACGAGGTGGTTCTTTGGTGAAATGAAGAGGAGGATCGGATATGCCTAA